GGGTCACGCGCTCGATGACCTCGCTGTCCTCGTGGGCGGTGTCGCCCAGGCGCACGCCCAGCGCCAGCAGCGAGTAAAAGACCACCCCGCTGATGCTGGGCTGCGGGTAGAAGGCGGGGAGGGGCACCCATTCCCCCGCCACGCCGCCCACCTCCTCGGCGAGTTCACGCGCGGCGGCCTTCAGCAGGTCCTCGCCGCGCTCGACGCCCCCGGCCACGACCTCCCACACGGTCGCCCCCAGCGGGTAGCGGAACTGCCGGATCAGTACGGCCTCGCCCTCCGGGGTCACCGGCAACACGAAGGTGGCGCGGGGACCGCGCGGGCGGTACTGGTAGCGCACTTCGGCCCCCGAGGGGGTCTGCACCCGGTCTTCGAGCACCACGCGGAAGCCGTCCACGAGCACCCGCGACGAGAGCGTTTTCCAGGGCTGAACCCCGCCGGGCACGAGCGCGGCCCAGTTGGGGTGTTCCGGCGGTGGGGGGGTCATGGGGGCAGGCTACCGCAGAGCGGCCTCCCGCTAGACTGCTTCCCGTGATCGTGAAATACGGCGGCAACGCCATGAAAAGCCCCGAGCTGCGTCGCGCCGTCGCCCGTGAAATCGCGGCCCTTCGCGCCGAAATGCCCGTCGTGGTGGTGCATGGGGGCGGCCCGGTCATCGAGCGCGAATTGGGGGCACGCGGCATTCCCTCCGAGTTCCGGCAGGGGCTGCGGGTCACCTCGCCGGAAGCGATGGACGTGGTGGAGATGGCGCTCTGTCAGCTCAACAAGCAGCTCAGCCAGGAGGTCGGCGCCGCCGTGGGGCTGATGGGCCGCGACAGCGACTTGCTGCGGGCCGAAGTGCTCGACCCCGCGCTGGGGCGGGTGGGGCGTGTCACTGGAGTGAATGGGGCGCTGCTGCGGACCCTGATCGGCGCCGGACTCACCCCGGTGGTGGGCTGCGTGGCGGTCGGGCCGGACGGCGAGGCCCTGAACGTGAACGCGGACACGGCGGCGGGGGCGGTTGCCGGAGCGCTGGGCGAGGGCATTGTCTTTCTCACCGACGTGGACGGCATCTACCGTGCCTACCCCGATCCGCAGAGCCTTGCCGGGCACCTCACCCGCGCCGAGGCCGAGGCCGGAATCACGCAGGGCTGGATCGCGGGCGGCATGATTCCCAAGGTGCGGGCGGCACTGGATGCATTGGAGGCCGGAGCCCCCTTCGCCGTGATCGCCAGCGGGATGCGGGAGGGCGTCCTCGCGGCGGCGGCGCGGGGGGAAGCGGGGACGCGGCTCACGCCCTGAGGGGCAGGCCGATGGCGGAAGGCAGAGGGCAGATGGCGCCGAAAAGCCTTGGCCTTCTGCCTCCGACCATCTGCTCTCTACCTCGTCAGGCTGAACACCAGCGTGTCCCGCAACTCCGCAGGGTCATCCGCCGCTACGGCGTCGTTCCGCAGCGTCGCGTCGAGCGTGTACCCCAGAGCACGGGGAATGCGGGCGCTGCGTTCGTTGCGGGCGTCCGTGCGGATTTCCAGGCGGCGAAAGCCCAGGCCGCTGTCCTCCTGCGAGCGCAGGGCGAGGTCGGTCAGGGCACGGGCCACCTCGGTCGCGTAGCCCTGCCCGGCGTGTGGAGTGGCGATCCAGTACCCGATCTCGCCCCTGGGCACCCGCCAGTCCAGCGCGTGGTAGCCGCTGCTGCCGATAAACTTGCGCCCGTCCGCGCTCCAGACGTGCAGCCGCAGATTTTCACCCGCCGCGTAGTCCGCCGCCGCGCGGGTCAGGTTCTCCACCGTCCCGGCGAGGTCGAGGGGGGCCTGCGCCCAGATCATCCAGCGCCGCAACTCGGGGAGGGAGGCTTGAATGGCGGCGTGAATCGCCGGGGCGTCGTCGGGGTGGGGCGGACGCAGGAGCAGGCGCGGGGTGCGGAGTTCGGTGGGGAGAATCGGAGGTTTCATGGAATCAGCCCCTCCAACTGCGCCAACCGTTCCCGCAACGTGCCCACGTCCGGCGCGACGAGGTTGACATGCCCCACCTTGCGCCCCGGCCGCGCGGCCTTGTGGTAGAGGTGAGTGCGGGTGCCCGGCAGCGCGTCCACCGCCGCCCAGTCGGATTCTCGCCCATCCGGCGTGCCCACCACATTTACCATCGCCGTGGGGTGGAGGGGCGCCCAGTCGGTCAGCGGCAACCCCAGCACCGCCCGTACCTGCGCCTCGAACTGACTGACCCCGCCCCCGTCCTGGGTAAGGTGCCCGGAGTTGTGGACACGCGGGGCGACCTCGTTGGCGAGCAACTCGCCGCCTGGCAACGCAAAGAACTCCAGGGTCAGCAGCCCTTCCAGGCCCCACGATTGGGCAACCGCCCCGGCCAGGGTGCGGGCCTGCTCCTCCGTCCCGGCAGGCACGGCGGCGGGCCACACGCTGGTCCGCAGAATGCCGTCCCGGTGGACATTTTCCACGAGCGGCCCGAACGCCAGCTCGCCCGCCGCGTTCCGCGCCACCGCGAGACTGACCTCGCGCTCGAAGGCCACCAGTCCTTCCAGCACGCAGGGCACGCTCCCCAGCTCGGCCCAGGCCGCCCGCAGCTCCGTCTCGCTCCCCGCCCGGCGCTGCCCTTTGCCGTC
This portion of the Deinococcus terrestris genome encodes:
- a CDS encoding NUDIX domain-containing protein — its product is MTPPPPEHPNWAALVPGGVQPWKTLSSRVLVDGFRVVLEDRVQTPSGAEVRYQYRPRGPRATFVLPVTPEGEAVLIRQFRYPLGATVWEVVAGGVERGEDLLKAAARELAEEVGGVAGEWVPLPAFYPQPSISGVVFYSLLALGVRLGDTAHEDSEVIERVTLPLPEVYRMLEAGEIHDGPSSLTLWHARRHLEERGLL
- the argB gene encoding acetylglutamate kinase — protein: MIVKYGGNAMKSPELRRAVAREIAALRAEMPVVVVHGGGPVIERELGARGIPSEFRQGLRVTSPEAMDVVEMALCQLNKQLSQEVGAAVGLMGRDSDLLRAEVLDPALGRVGRVTGVNGALLRTLIGAGLTPVVGCVAVGPDGEALNVNADTAAGAVAGALGEGIVFLTDVDGIYRAYPDPQSLAGHLTRAEAEAGITQGWIAGGMIPKVRAALDALEAGAPFAVIASGMREGVLAAAARGEAGTRLTP
- a CDS encoding GNAT family N-acetyltransferase, which produces MKPPILPTELRTPRLLLRPPHPDDAPAIHAAIQASLPELRRWMIWAQAPLDLAGTVENLTRAAADYAAGENLRLHVWSADGRKFIGSSGYHALDWRVPRGEIGYWIATPHAGQGYATEVARALTDLALRSQEDSGLGFRRLEIRTDARNERSARIPRALGYTLDATLRNDAVAADDPAELRDTLVFSLTR
- the purK gene encoding 5-(carboxyamino)imidazole ribonucleotide synthase, encoding MSAAGRTLGILGGGQLAQMLALAALPLGVRCVVLEPDPQAPARLCAEHLQAPYTDPAGLERLAACDAVTLEFENVPVEALAALEGRVPVRPGGALLVRSKHRAREKEALRAAGVPTAPFVEVRGEADLAGALEAVGGRGLLKTSELGYDGKGQRRAGSETELRAAWAELGSVPCVLEGLVAFEREVSLAVARNAAGELAFGPLVENVHRDGILRTSVWPAAVPAGTEEQARTLAGAVAQSWGLEGLLTLEFFALPGGELLANEVAPRVHNSGHLTQDGGGVSQFEAQVRAVLGLPLTDWAPLHPTAMVNVVGTPDGRESDWAAVDALPGTRTHLYHKAARPGRKVGHVNLVAPDVGTLRERLAQLEGLIP